The window CAATAATAAATACAAGTTCAAAAACATTTGAAAACAGACTATTTGGTACATCATTTAAACTATGAATTGTACTGTGTTATCATTAAGTTGTTCAGTCATGTTCCCTTACAGCAAAAGCTACTGAAGAAAGCTGGGGTCTTGCTGGTCCAGGAGCAAAGCAAcaaggtgacagagagggagagcacctTGAGCGAGAGAGTACCACCGCTGAAACTCTCCGGCCTATCTGTGCAAGAGCTTCAGGTACACTTACATAATGCCAAGGCCCAACGTTCAAGTACCTATCTATTACACTTCTATAGTCCAGAGTGTATATGGCTCTGGACACAGATGAGCAGTATTTCTGTTACATGTTTTTGAAATATGTATTTCAATTTGTATTTCACTGTCCTGAACTACAATTCAATGTGTTTTGTAACAAGATATAGTACTTTTGAGAtctgtatttttattttgtaaaatacaaaatacatttctataccATTTTTTTATAGTGGTTCACAATTTGTTGGCCCCCTTTCACCCTGTATTGGTATCAGAAGTCTGCTGGCACTATGGTGTGATAAAAGTGTCTGGTAAATGACCAATATGTAAACGTAAAAAATGAACACTTGCAGGGAATTATTCTAATGCTCTCCTCCCCATGAAACAAGGCCAAAAGGAATACCCAGTGTGCTTTGCAATTGTTTCTTTTtacataaacatttacattttgctaatttagcagacactcttctcCAGAGTAATTtatagtcagtgcattcaactaaagtTGATAAACAaccaaatatcaaatcaaatcaaggtgtatttgtcacgtgcgccgaccttacagtgaaatgcttaattacaggctctaaccaatagtgccaaaaaggtattaggtgaaaaataggtaagtaaaaaaataaaacaacagtaaaaagacaggctatttacagtagtgaggctacatacagacactggttagtcaggctgattgaggtagtatgtacatgtagatatggttaaagtgactatgcatatatgataaacagagagtagcagtagcgtaaaagagggggtggtgggtggtgagtggcgggacacaatgcaggtagacccggttagccaatgtgcgagAGCAGTGGTTGGTCGACTCAAATGTCACAACCATAGCaagtaaaatgttttttttgtatcCATTACAGAATGTTGTTGTAGTGAAGGCGTGtacttgcaaatgtattttgaAAATACCTAAAATAACTGTAGTTTGATTAAATACAATCATTTGCAGAAGTATTTGCTCTTTTATTTTGATACATTGGTCTTTAGAGTATTTTTTAATTGTAGCAAGATAGTCTATATGCCCATCtctggctctggtcaaaggtagcaGGGAATAAGGTGCTCTTTGGGGCTCAGATATTAGCCATCCAAGCTTACGTTGTCAGGATTTATTCCCTGGCGTGCTGTTGGTAAAGAACAGCATCTCcttttttgtttagacatgtcaaaaaaaaaattgtagcgCCTTTCTACCTGTCTCATTGATGAGTGAATGGAATTTTAAAGAGGTGGCTTTTGTAGTTTGTTTGATGCATCCTCCCACAGTACTTTTTCAACAGTCCTTGGTGGCTTATATATGACTGAGTCTTTTTTCTTCACAGGAGCTCTGTAAGGAACTGCACAGGAAATGTGACACGGTGGATGAGGCACGATACGATATCGAAGCAAAAGTGCTCAAGAATGAGAAAGAGGTTTGCTTTTTGTAATGTAAATTAAACGAGTTTACACTGTCAGACTCAGGACAGTTACCTGAAGTTACCTGAGATCTATGAAAGTGCCTCAAAGTGTATTTCATTGAAGATAACTATTTTTATACTGACTTCTTTTGGTGATTTCAATATTCTAGAAGTTCAGGTAACTGTCAGACTCAGGACCGTTACCTGAAGTTACTTGAGATCTATGAAAGTGCCTCAAAGTGTATTTCGTTGAAGATAACTATTTTTATACTGACTTCTTTTGGTCATTTCAATATTCTAGAAGTTCCAAAAGTGCCACAAAATGCTTTCTTTTTCAAACAAAAGCGTTTTGATTTTCATTGAAATGCTAAGACCACAAATGGCAACATGCTAAGCTGATAAGGGTACAGGAGAGTGAACCTTTTCTCTGTATGAACATCTCAGCTCGCGGACCTGAATGCAAAGATCAACGAGCTGAAGGGGGGGAAGCGACCTAACCTCAAGAGGGTCAAGAAGTCTGCCGACGCTATGCTGGGGGCTCTGACTGAGGCCAAACTCAGCTCCAAGTCAGACTTCAAGTCCAACCTGAAGACAGTCAAGAAAGACAAGAAGGAAGAGGAGGTAAGACTGGGAAGTTTAGAATAAAAAACTAATGCAATGGCTTCTggtaatgttatagtttacagCGCAGTTTCAGTTGGTACTGTATTTTCTCGGGTACTAACTACACAAACATGTGGTAACAATGGGTAGTTAGTCCAAATAATTCAACACATTTGGGTAAAGGTTTGATTCAAATGATACTGATCAAGATACAGAGATTCACTGGTCTTGTTGCCGTGTCTGAGTCGTGTTTGGTCATCCATGCTGTACGTGACCATGGCAACCAGGCCGTCGTCGTAAAATAAGATGTTTTTCTTAATTGACcttcctggtaaaataaaggttactGTCCATTCTCTTGACAGAAAGTGGACCCGGGTGACTGGCGTAAGAATGTGGAGTCCATGTCTGGAATGGAGGGCAGAAAGAAGCTTTTCAATAGCTAAAACGGTTACAAATGCACTGGCTCTGTAGAGATCTGTGGCTGCATTACCTGCTTGTTTACTCATTCATATTTAGGATTttcatgaaaatatatttttgcagTGAGATTGTGTGTTTTTGAAGGAAAGTATGAAGTGTGAGGTATTTTACACTAAAGACTATGGGAACTGTTTAGACAGGGGGAACTAATCAATAGGTGTAATTACAAACTATCTAGAGTCGGCTACTTTGGATCATTATTTTCCGATGTCATGTTTGATTTAGATTCCTATAAAGAGAAAATAGTACAATGTGGAACAGCGTTATTATGCTCATCATACTAGTTCATTTTGTAAATATTCAATTCCAGTTTGTTATTAAAACATCAATTATTCTGTTTTGGTTTCATATCTGTGTGTCTGCCAATATTGCTGATTAAAAGAAGTACGATGAAGTTAGTTGTCTTTCATGTCGTTTACCTCTGCCATAATGCAATATGCAAATATTAAATACACATACAGTGCGGATGCTGTTTATAACATGGATGAGCCACTCAATGTGTAGTTTTGGCTTTTCAAGAGCAGTTCTCCTTTCCGACTGTGGGTGACACTATTGACAAGCAGTTGGACTGTTTAACCAAGGTTGCCATTTTCAGTTCATTCCTATCACCACTAGGAGGTGCTAAACATGACCCTTTCATTTAAAAGTTGACCTGTGGCTGGTTTGTGTTTACAAATGATACCTGGAagtatcactcactctctctgaccTTTGGTTATCAATGCCAAAGTCAGCAATTAGAGTGATGATCACAGTCTTCCCTGGCCCAGAGACTACTTGCAAAGTAAGGAGACGTTTGAATAGTTGTGTAGTTCAGGTGAATTATACCCCGAAGTCATTAAAGTGACCGAAACTGGTTGAATTCAGCAGACGTAAACATAAGCACTTTCTAAAATGGATGCCACACTGCGACCAAAATGCTGCTACAAATGGCCTATAAAACCAGTCATAAGAGTGTCTAAGTCCATAGAACTGTATTGGAGAGGGGAGGCATTGTTTTGGCAGAGAACGAGCTGGCTAGAGGAAGGGAATGGCAGTAGGGAACAACGCATCCTCTCTGCAGATCATTACAGATGGTGCCGAGGCACACATAGGTGTTGTAACCTGCCATCAGGGCACAAAGGGTGGGGGAAGTCAATCAGCACGCTTCTGCAAATATGCATTTGTTTTTTATGTGGCAGTGATGGGTTGTTATAGTTGTTCTGTGGTGAAGGACCTAGCCCTTTCCACAGCTCTCTTTGGCATGAGACACATTTGCCTGTGCTGATAGGGAAATGGTCAAGGCAAAACGTGGTCGGAGTAAACATTGTCCGTGTCTGACAGAGGCTCTAAAACGATTGACATGCTGTATCCCATATGTGTTGTGGGAAACGGAGACACTACATCAAAAGTGTTTGTATTTACAACGCGGTACAATGTGACTCTTCAGGTAGCTGATACTCCCCCTAAAAAAAGTTGTTTTTATGTTTTGTGATTAGCAGACGGCCCAGTTTTGAATGAAAGCAGATGTGGGCTCCGTGGTAACATTAAACATCCCACACGATGTTATATGTGACCTTGCTGTGACTGGACTGCAGGAATGATTTCAAAGGTTTATTGTATGTTGCTGTACTGTATGTCGCTGTCGTTTAGACTGAAACCATCAAGGAACAAGGCTTGAGATCCACTTTGAGTACATGTAAAGGGTTGGTATTAAAATCAGTTGCTCAGCATGCAGTGGCCTGCAAAGCTTAGACTGGCTCATATAGCATCAATAGACAGACAGCTTGGCCAGGCTTGTGAGATACAATAATTGGCGAGGCTACATTGAAGTGTGGGAAATCAACTTTGCTATAAAAGAAGTATGTTGTTCATTGCTCTCTCTTCCATGTCTGGCAATCCTTGCCAGTGTAATATTTCCTTTCAACAGTCGCCCTGTAAAATGCATGCATTCTATATCAGACCAGTGACATTTCCTTAAATGACAATAAACAAGGGTTACCCACTTGGGAGGTTGTTGAAGTCATTCTTTCAGAACTAACCAATGAAAGTACCCAGACTTCCATTTATGGGCATCAGCCGGCATGGCACGATCACCGGAGGGCCATGGGGGAGATGCTCCTTAAGGCCCAATGAAAGTAGTGACCTGAACCACATGCTGAGAGAGAGCAAACTCAGCAGATGTGTGGAGGAGTGGTCCACCTCCTGCCTTAGTGGGATGTTTTATTAGGCTTCCTATGGAGCATAGGCTGTTGGGCACGTGCCAGGGCCCATCACACTTGACAGTATCTTTATGCTATGGGATTTCAGAATGCAGCGTTAGACGTCTCTGAAGCCTCCTCCTTGTCATGGCGATGGTTCCCCACCTGCTCTGAATGGAAATGGCTCAGTTACTGTAACGGGCTGTGCTGCTTAGTGTGCAGCAAATTATGTAATCCATTTCATCACGAGTTAAGTAAGGGTGTTTTCACACTTGTTCCCTTTCAGCCAGTTCTTGTGAACTCAGTTCGCAAAAAAAAAGTACAGTGTGAACACTCCAAAGGAACTCAGACCCAATCAAACAGAGCCCTGAAGCGAACCGGACTTGAGACTATCTGGAGAGGTGGTCTGAGTTCGGTTCGCTTGAATTCCGCTGTCCGGTTACTTTTTTTAGGACAATGTGAACGCAAAGCTCCCCAGGTTCGAGTTTCATTATTGAGTACGCACTCAAAGGGGGCGGCaagtaccctagtggttagagcgttggactggtaaccgaaaggttgctagatcaaatccctgagctgacaaggaacaaatctgttgttccctgaataaggcagttaacccactgttcctaggccatcatagaaaataagaatttgttcttacctgacttgcctaggaatgatttatttttttttaaagccaagGGCAGTTTGAGTACAAAGAGAACTGAGTTATTTTGCTTTTCTTTACCCCTGAATTCACTTTAAATGAAGACTGAGATTGGTTATTTTAAATGAAAACACCCTAATTTATTGGCAATTGAGGCGTATGGCAACAAGTAACATTATTCAACCACATTCCATGTTCAACGTTTTATATTCTCTGCCACAATTTGTCCAATTCGGGCATGAAGGCTCAAGTTTACATTAGGTATAGAGCTGAAGATGTAAGTAAGATGGATTTTCTGTATGTGCTTTAGCCTTATAGCTGGGGATGGCGGTGTCCCCCAGGGATGTGTTCTGGTGCACCTTGACATGTAGAAGAGGTGGAACCTGAGCCAGGTGGGTCACAGCTAGGCCTTCTAATCTCTCTGTAGGCCCGTAACACGCTACATGTAATTGATCATAATAAATCATTTGACATAATGCAGAGTGGAAATTGGCCGTGGAAGGAGGTCATagggggatggagcagggatATGTTCAGTCCCATATAGGAATTCATCATGCAGCTTAAAAAAAACTAGTATCCACAGAAGGGGCTTGGGTTTCACGAGACCTGTGGGGGATTTGGGAGATTAAGCACATGTATGGATGTTAAGTTGCCGTCTTGCGTTATTCAGTTTCATTTCGAATTTCAGGTTCAATGACAGTGTTCATTCATGAATGAAAATGTGACACATTTGTCAAGTACAGAGTGTTTCTGGTTCATCTACTATGCGGTCACTTGCCGTGCTTGTGTTGAGGCCAAGCACACCAAATCCACTTTGTAACAACCTTTCCATAATGTTTCATTAGTGTCAAACAGCTTTACCGCAGCGTATTTACAACAACATTGTGTTTTTACCAGGATTCATTCACTAAAACTGTGAAGCTGACGTTCTCAGATGAATCTTTTCTTTGCCCATGCTCCGAGGAAGATCAAAGGTCAATGTTGAGTCAACCATGAGATCAGAAGCTGTGGGAGTGGAGCCTTGACTGTGGCTACAGCTGAGCATCCATCCTCAGGTTGACCAAACACAGGGAGGAGAAAGCAGTGTTAATCCACCCTGTCTTTGATGTCGGCCGTGGTGTTAGACGTTGTTTTTCTTTACCGCGGTGCTGGAGGTCAACACAGCTGCTGATTGAGGATGATTCCTTCTGATAGAGCAGCACAGAGGGTTTGTAGTCAGCTTCAGCAAGGGTAACATTTTAACGCTCACACTTGGTTATGCTGTAGATGGGTGGCATTCGCCTGCAGGACTTGTGTGTTCGTTTGTGCGGTAACACCTAGCGATCATGAGAGTGCTCAGAGAACTCCCTgattatgtttttttaaatatttgttttacaTGTCTAATAGACTGACAcacaattcaaatcaaataaaatgaaatTGCATTGGTCGAGTACACACATATTTcacagatgttatcgcaggtgtagcaaaatgctcatgttcctagctccaacagcgcagtaataCCTAGTAATACAAAACAATATACGCAAATACCCAAAAATGTAGGAAAttaattaagaaatatagaaatattaaaACAAAAGGTGTCAGAGTCTCGAATATTAatatatatgtacagtgccttcagaaagtattcacaccccttgactctttacacattttgttgtgttacaaactgGGATTAAAATATATTTGTCATTTTCTGTTAACGATCTAAACAAAATATTCTGTAATGTCAAAATggaaaaatatgtatttatttattttaatcccaggcccctgtccccgcaggaggccttttgccttttcagtaggccgtcattgtattaactgacttgcctagttaaataaaggttaaataaaaaaaaataaaaaaagctgtgagtctttctgggtaagtctgtaagagctttgACACCTGAGTTGTACAAtgtttgcacattattctttttaaattcttcaagctggttattgatcattgctaggcagcctttttcaagtcttgccatagattttcaagccgatttaagtcaaaactgtaactaggccactcaatgtcatcttggtaagcaactccagtgtatatttggccttgtgcttttggttattgtcctgctgacaggtgaatttgtctcccagtgtctgttggaaagcagactgaaccaggttttcctctaggattttgcctgtgcttagctctattccgtttatttttatcatGAAAATATCCCTAGTTggtgctgatgacaagcatacccataacatgatgcagccaccgccatgcttgaaaatataaagaTTGGGTACTCAGTGATGCTCCAAACATAAcagtttgtattcaggacatgaagttaatttatttgccacattttcttcagttttactcgtgccttgttgcaaacaggatgcatgttttggaaaaaaatgtattctgtacaagcttccttcttttcactctgtcaatgttgttgatccatatcacagccattaaccTCTGTAACTGATTTAACGTCCccgttggcctcatggtgaaatccctgagcattttctttcctctccggcaactgagttaggagggTGACCTGTTCTTtgtagtgacttggtgtattgatacaccatccaaagtgtaattaataacttcaccatgctcaaaggtatattcaatctgtgctttatttttattttttattacctttctatcaataggtgcccttctttgcgaggcatttgaAATCCTCCCTGGtcattgtggttgaatctgtgtttgaaattcactgctcgactgagggaccttacagataattgcatgtgtgtGGTACAAAGATgagatagtcattcaaaaatcatgtttaacACTACTATTGCACACAGAGCGAGTCTATGCAACTTatttgacttgttaagcaaatgtttactactgaacttatttaggcttgccataacaaatgggttgaattcttattgactcaagacatttcagtttttcatttttaattcatttgtaaagatttctaaaaacataatttcactttgatattatggggtattgtgtgtaggccagtaacaacacatcaatttaatccattttaaattcaggctgtaacacaacaaaatgtggaaaaagtcaaggggtgtaaatactttctgaaggcactgtatgatgGTGTGTACAAACAGtttggacagtatatgaataggaaaggtgtgtacagcagtactgtagttgtataggatgagccttgacgagaatacagtatttacatataaAGTGGGGAAaacggtatgtaaacattattaaagtgaccagtgttaaattactatgtacatagggcagcagtctctaaggtgcagggtagagtaacTGGGTGGGAGGctggctagtggtgactatttaacagtctgacaGTCGGATATTTAACAGTCTCTCacctcctcattggtttttaggagcatatacccacatgggtgattgaaagatgaacaaggtccacactccagtccagttgatTGCTTTAATGCAACTTCAAGTTGTTTGCCAACGCCATATAAAATCCCCAGAAGAAGAAGACTGAACTAGGAGAAATGACTAGAAACTACCTAGGTTTCCACTTTTATCTGTGTATACAATTTTGGAGTAGAGAACATGTGATTTTGTGTGACTCAAAATGGGTTGATATTATAAAGATCCAAAGATCTAGCAAAAAAATAGCTTacacatttcaggtaaaataacaacccaatgttgaTATCTCAGGACATATTGGCTAGCAAAAGCAAGCTAGATAGCTAAATATCCCTGTTTCATATGTGTTTCAACCTGCCCCAAATTAATATATttggttcagagttcgttttCATATTTCAACCTGCATGTCCTGATCGCttctggtgtggatggacaaaatcaacatgcgtgcGATAAAGCACACGGACACACTCGCCTGCCAGGTGTAGACACCATGTcgggggccaagccaaatttcttcagccccctgaggttgaagagggctgttgcgccttcttcaccacactgtctgtctggatggaccatcaggttgtcagtgatgtgcacgccgAAGGACTTGAAGCTTTTTACCCTCTCCATCAGATTGTTGTTGACTTCTCTACTAATTGGGAAGCTGCCATTGGATATGTATTTCCTAGAAATGAAGGGGAATATTTCAATGGGATCTagctcctgccatccaggacctctgtaccaggcggtgtttgaggaaggccctaaaaattgtcgaaATCTCCAGCcacggcctcccgggtggcgcagtggttaagggcgctgtactgcagcgccagctgtgccaccagagactctaggtttgcgcccaggctctgtcgtaaccggccgcgaccgggaggtccgtggggcgacgcacaattggcccagcgtcgtccgggtcagGGAGGGTTAGGCCAGTAGGGataatcttgtctcatcgcgcatcagcgactcctgtggcgggccgggcgcagtgcaagctaaccaaggttgccaggtgcacggtgtttcctccgaaacaattggtgtggctggcttccgggttggatgcgcgctgtgttaagaagcagtgcggcttggttgggttgtgtaacGGAGGACGCaagactttcaaccttcgtctctcccgagcccgtacgggagtt of the Oncorhynchus gorbuscha isolate QuinsamMale2020 ecotype Even-year linkage group LG25, OgorEven_v1.0, whole genome shotgun sequence genome contains:
- the LOC124013536 gene encoding troponin I, slow skeletal muscle-like, which produces MSEGPKKTKYSATRRLLLKQKLLKKAGVLLVQEQSNKVTERESTLSERVPPLKLSGLSVQELQELCKELHRKCDTVDEARYDIEAKVLKNEKELADLNAKINELKGGKRPNLKRVKKSADAMLGALTEAKLSSKSDFKSNLKTVKKDKKEEEKVDPGDWRKNVESMSGMEGRKKLFNS